In Leisingera methylohalidivorans DSM 14336, a single genomic region encodes these proteins:
- a CDS encoding VOC family protein codes for MPLTYLHTMVRVKDLEKSMAFYELLGLQETRRWENEQGRFTLVFMAPPGQEDTPLELTYNWDGDDALPDDSRHFGHLAYGVDDIYAACQHLMDNGVTINRPPRDGHMAFVRSPDNVSIELLQNGESLAPAEPWSSMENTGHW; via the coding sequence ATGCCGCTCACATATCTTCACACTATGGTCCGGGTGAAGGATCTGGAAAAATCGATGGCTTTTTATGAGCTTCTGGGCCTTCAGGAGACCCGCCGCTGGGAGAATGAACAGGGCCGGTTCACCCTGGTCTTCATGGCCCCGCCGGGCCAGGAGGATACGCCGCTGGAACTGACCTACAACTGGGACGGCGATGATGCGCTGCCCGATGACAGCCGCCATTTCGGGCATCTCGCCTATGGTGTCGATGATATCTATGCCGCCTGCCAGCACCTGATGGACAATGGCGTCACCATCAACCGCCCGCCCCGCGACGGGCACATGGCCTTTGTCCGCTCCCCCGACAATGTCTCGATCGAATTGCTGCAGAACGGCGAGTCGCTGGCCCCGGCAGAACCCTGGTCCAGCATGGAAAACACCGGCCATTGGTAA
- a CDS encoding succinate dehydrogenase assembly factor 2, whose amino-acid sequence MQEDRAIRLKRLQMRSMRRGIKEMDILLSAFAAANLEQMNGAQLDLYDQLLLENDQDLYQWVTGQAAPQERFRALVADIAKTYQK is encoded by the coding sequence ATGCAGGAAGACCGTGCCATCCGTCTGAAGCGGCTGCAGATGCGCTCGATGCGCCGGGGTATCAAGGAAATGGATATCCTGCTGTCGGCCTTTGCGGCCGCGAATCTTGAGCAGATGAACGGGGCGCAGCTGGATCTTTATGACCAGCTGCTGCTCGAGAACGATCAGGATTTATATCAATGGGTCACTGGTCAGGCGGCACCGCAGGAGCGGTTCCGCGCGCTGGTGGCCGATATCGCGAAGACGTACCAAAAATAA
- a CDS encoding MarR family winged helix-turn-helix transcriptional regulator, translated as MSMELPIGQTDRKGFMTGYLEALGLLERLHRLLLDVIKDEFERVGVLEINAVQALLLFNIGDNEVTAGELKTRGYYQGSNVSYNLKKLVEMGYMHHQRCEIDRRSVRVRLTQRGREIRDIVAALFSRHAEGLEERDVISSEGIEDISTALKRMERYWSDQIRYIY; from the coding sequence ATGAGTATGGAATTGCCAATCGGCCAGACAGACCGCAAAGGGTTCATGACTGGCTACCTGGAGGCGCTGGGTCTGCTTGAGCGCCTTCACCGTCTGCTGCTGGACGTCATCAAGGATGAGTTTGAGCGCGTCGGCGTGCTGGAGATCAATGCGGTCCAGGCGCTGTTGCTGTTCAATATCGGCGATAATGAAGTGACCGCCGGGGAACTGAAAACCCGCGGCTACTATCAGGGCAGCAATGTCAGCTATAACCTGAAGAAGCTGGTCGAGATGGGCTATATGCACCATCAGCGCTGCGAAATCGACCGCCGGTCGGTGCGCGTCCGCCTGACCCAGCGGGGCCGGGAAATCCGCGATATCGTGGCGGCTCTGTTCTCGCGCCATGCGGAAGGCCTTGAGGAGAGGGATGTGATCTCATCCGAAGGGATCGAGGACATCTCTACTGCACTGAAGCGGATGGAGCGTTACTGGTCGGATCAGATCCGCTATATCTACTGA
- a CDS encoding pyridoxal phosphate-dependent aminotransferase, with amino-acid sequence MSFLSETLSRVKPSPTIAMTAKAAELRAAGRDVIGLSAGEPDFDTPQNIKDAAVAAIAAGKTKYTAPDGIPELKQAVCAKMKRDHGLDYTPAQVSVGTGGKQTLYNALMATLNEGDEVVIPAPYWVSYPDMVLLAGGTPVIAETSIQSNFKLTAGQLEAAITPKTKWFIFNSPSNPTGAGYSRDELKALTEVLMRHPHVWVMTDDMYEHLAYDGFEFCTPAQVEPALYDRTLTCNGVSKAYAMTGWRIGYAAGPEPLIAAMRKVQSQSTSNPCSVSQWAAVEALNGTQEFLAPNNEMFVRRRDLVVSMLNEIDGISCPVPEGAFYVYPSIAGLIGKTTPAGKVIGTDEDFATALLEEADVAVVFGAAFGLSPNFRVSYATSDAALETACSRIQAFCAALT; translated from the coding sequence ATGTCTTTTCTGTCCGAGACCTTATCCCGCGTCAAACCGTCACCGACCATTGCGATGACCGCAAAAGCCGCCGAGCTGCGGGCCGCCGGGCGCGACGTCATCGGCCTAAGCGCCGGTGAGCCGGACTTTGACACGCCGCAGAACATCAAGGACGCGGCCGTCGCCGCCATTGCCGCGGGCAAGACCAAATACACCGCCCCCGACGGCATCCCCGAGCTGAAACAGGCGGTCTGCGCCAAGATGAAGCGCGACCACGGCCTGGACTACACGCCCGCACAGGTGTCGGTCGGCACCGGCGGCAAACAGACGCTCTATAACGCGCTGATGGCAACGCTGAACGAAGGCGACGAGGTGGTGATTCCCGCGCCCTATTGGGTCAGCTACCCGGACATGGTGCTGCTGGCCGGCGGCACGCCGGTGATTGCCGAGACCTCGATTCAGTCCAATTTCAAGCTGACCGCCGGTCAGCTGGAGGCCGCGATCACCCCGAAAACCAAATGGTTCATTTTCAACTCGCCGTCGAACCCCACCGGTGCGGGCTACAGCCGGGACGAATTGAAGGCGCTCACCGAGGTGCTGATGCGCCATCCCCATGTCTGGGTGATGACCGATGATATGTATGAGCACCTCGCCTATGACGGGTTCGAATTCTGCACGCCCGCACAGGTCGAACCGGCGCTTTATGACCGCACCCTCACTTGCAACGGTGTGTCCAAAGCCTATGCAATGACCGGCTGGCGCATCGGCTATGCCGCGGGCCCGGAACCGCTGATCGCCGCCATGCGCAAGGTGCAGTCGCAATCCACCTCCAACCCCTGCTCGGTCAGCCAATGGGCCGCGGTTGAGGCGCTGAACGGAACGCAGGAATTTCTGGCACCGAACAACGAGATGTTCGTCCGCCGCCGCGATCTGGTGGTGTCGATGCTGAATGAAATCGACGGCATCTCCTGCCCCGTGCCAGAGGGGGCCTTCTACGTCTACCCCTCCATCGCCGGGCTGATCGGCAAGACCACGCCCGCAGGCAAGGTGATCGGAACGGACGAGGATTTCGCCACCGCGCTTCTGGAGGAGGCGGACGTTGCCGTGGTGTTCGGCGCCGCCTTCGGACTGTCGCCCAACTTCCGCGTCAGCTACGCTACATCCGACGCAGCACTGGAGACGGCCTGCAGCCGCATCCAGGCCTTCTGCGCCGCGCTGACCTGA